A genome region from Bacteroidales bacterium includes the following:
- a CDS encoding LptE family protein — MKKIRNQQTGLFFIPLTFVILICMLIVSGCGVYSFTGASIPPGAKTISINYFQNNALLVQPTLSQRLTDALRDKFTGETSLHLVTENGDMSIEGEITGYMANPIAIQGNETAALNRLTITVKVRFVSQLDEKMNYETSFTRYQDYDSSSSLADVEDELIDQINQQLVQDIFDKAVVNW; from the coding sequence ATGAAGAAAATACGTAACCAGCAAACCGGCTTGTTTTTTATACCGCTCACATTTGTGATCCTGATCTGCATGCTTATCGTTTCAGGATGTGGCGTGTATTCCTTTACCGGTGCATCCATCCCGCCCGGTGCAAAAACCATATCCATCAATTATTTTCAGAACAACGCCCTTCTTGTTCAGCCTACATTAAGCCAGCGATTGACAGACGCGTTACGCGATAAGTTCACAGGAGAGACCAGCCTCCACCTGGTCACGGAAAACGGGGATATGTCCATTGAGGGAGAGATCACAGGGTACATGGCGAACCCAATTGCTATCCAGGGAAATGAGACCGCTGCTCTTAACCGGTTGACCATAACAGTGAAGGTTAGGTTTGTCAGTCAGCTGGATGAAAAAATGAATTATGAAACGAGCTTTACCCGATACCAGGATTATGATAGCTCAAGCAGCCTGGCAGATGTGGAAGATGAACTCATTGACCAGATCAACCAGCAGCTTGTGCAGGATATTTTTGACAAGGCCGTCGTGAACTGGTAG